One genomic window of Pseudopipra pipra isolate bDixPip1 chromosome 17, bDixPip1.hap1, whole genome shotgun sequence includes the following:
- the SYS1 gene encoding protein SYS1 homolog isoform X2: protein MAAQFRSYVWDPALIVAQMVLLQAGYYSSLGLWLALLGTLGSTGPSLQQVFSDEILGFSTPPGRLSMMAFILNALTCALALLYFIRRGKQCLDFTVTVHFFHLLGCWIYNSRFPSSLTWWLVHVVCTALMAAIGEYLCMRIELREIPLNSAPKSNV, encoded by the exons ATGGCGGCGCAGTTCCGCAGCTACGTGTGGGACCCCGCGCTGATCGTGGCACagatggtgctgctgcaggcGGGCTACTACAGCTCGCTCGGGCTCTGGCTCGCCCTCCTCGGCACCCTGGGCAGCACCGGGCCCTCCCTCCAGCAGGTCTTCAGCGACGAG ATTTTAGGCTTCTCAACCCCGCCGGGGAGGCTCTCCATGATGGCTTTCATCCTCAATGCACTCACCTG CGCCCTGGCCTTGCTGTACTTCATCCGCCGCGGGAAGCAGTGCCTGGATTTCACGGTCACGGTGCACTTCTTCCACCTCCTGGGCTGCTGGATCTACAACTCGCGCTTCCCGTCTTCGCTGACGTGGTGGCTGGTGCACGTGGTGTGCACGGCGCTGATGGCGGCCATCGGGGAGTACCTGTGCATGCGGATAGAGCTGCGGGAGATCCCCCTCAACTCCGCCCCCAAGTCCAACGTATAG
- the SYS1 gene encoding protein SYS1 homolog isoform X1, whose protein sequence is MAAQFRSYVWDPALIVAQMVLLQAGYYSSLGLWLALLGTLGSTGPSLQQVFSDERPGLAVLHPPREAVPGFHGHGALLPPPGLLDLQLALPVFADVVAGARGVHGADGGHRGVPVHADRAAGDPPQLRPQVQRIDSPNDRHCRCLQHNASDMPQNHP, encoded by the exons ATGGCGGCGCAGTTCCGCAGCTACGTGTGGGACCCCGCGCTGATCGTGGCACagatggtgctgctgcaggcGGGCTACTACAGCTCGCTCGGGCTCTGGCTCGCCCTCCTCGGCACCCTGGGCAGCACCGGGCCCTCCCTCCAGCAGGTCTTCAGCGACGAG CGCCCTGGCCTTGCTGTACTTCATCCGCCGCGGGAAGCAGTGCCTGGATTTCACGGTCACGGTGCACTTCTTCCACCTCCTGGGCTGCTGGATCTACAACTCGCGCTTCCCGTCTTCGCTGACGTGGTGGCTGGTGCACGTGGTGTGCACGGCGCTGATGGCGGCCATCGGGGAGTACCTGTGCATGCGGATAGAGCTGCGGGAGATCCCCCTCAACTCCGCCCCCAAGTCCAACGTATAGACTCGCCCAACGACAGACACTGCCGTTGTCTGCAGCACAATGCATCCGACATGCCTCAGAATCATCCCTGA